In Rhodanobacteraceae bacterium, the following proteins share a genomic window:
- a CDS encoding IPT/TIG domain-containing protein codes for MNSYAFTLAQHRASRLSTWVAAALMLPAGLGLLGSADAQSIRPGYNRDVIYQVFVDRFFDGTTTNNPSGDPLFDASGSNLQKYLGGDFQGLTAKMSYLQNMGVSAIWVTSPLDNRNLQALAGSVAPYHGYEMRDTLKPDEHFTTSSRSWQPFTDFVTAAHNAGIKVIVDFAPNHSNVRGSGDDGALYANGVLQATYSSNPGGFFQTGPNMGGAQWDSPYETQYYTIYDLSDLNQTNPTVDALLKGAVTNLQNLGVDGFRLDATKHVNWGWQYSLANHIYSNKQSFVFGEWVADDSNNPLYKDLLKFSNKSGVAELNFPLFTTINSVFGQGGSFTALNSVLVQQQADFAYQNDLVNFVDNHDRKRFLTVDTSSSDRAHLHGALAFVLTARGIPCIYYGTEQYLEGGDDPDNRRKMPGFSETTTAFKLIKSLSTLRKNNEALAYGSIGERWINSNTFIFERKFYGSVVVVAINKGSSAQNISGLVTSLPTGTYTDYLSGLVSGVSLTATGAVSGGYSTANFSLPANSVSVWQRDPATSSAQLGNVTPTAAQPGVKVVISGQGFGSASGSVKFGTTAASIVSWSDQQVVATVPSVGQGVSAITVTRSGSTTPSNSFNFTVYQAKLIPVTFTVNNASPTNPGDNIYLTGNTVELGNWSTTTTGAVGAMLTTPTTYPNWWLTVSVPAGKTLQFKAIKITAGGAVTWENGGNHSYTVPASGVGNVNFNWQY; via the coding sequence ATGAACAGCTACGCCTTCACGCTTGCGCAACACCGTGCTTCGCGTCTTTCGACCTGGGTGGCCGCCGCCCTGATGCTGCCCGCCGGGCTCGGACTGCTCGGCAGTGCCGATGCCCAGAGCATCCGTCCTGGCTACAACCGCGATGTGATCTACCAGGTCTTCGTCGACCGCTTTTTCGACGGGACCACGACCAACAACCCGAGTGGCGATCCGCTGTTCGATGCCAGCGGCAGCAATCTGCAGAAATACCTCGGCGGCGATTTCCAGGGATTGACCGCCAAGATGAGCTATCTGCAGAACATGGGTGTCAGCGCCATCTGGGTGACCTCGCCGCTGGACAACCGCAATCTGCAGGCGCTGGCGGGCTCGGTGGCGCCCTATCACGGCTACGAGATGCGCGACACGCTCAAGCCCGATGAGCACTTCACCACCAGCAGCCGCTCCTGGCAGCCCTTCACCGATTTCGTGACCGCCGCCCACAATGCCGGCATCAAGGTGATCGTCGACTTCGCACCCAACCATTCCAATGTGCGCGGCTCTGGTGATGACGGCGCGCTCTATGCCAACGGTGTGCTGCAGGCCACCTACAGCAGCAATCCCGGCGGCTTCTTCCAGACCGGCCCGAACATGGGCGGCGCGCAATGGGATTCGCCCTACGAGACCCAGTACTACACCATCTACGATCTGTCCGATCTCAATCAGACCAATCCGACAGTCGATGCCCTGCTCAAGGGCGCGGTGACCAATCTGCAGAATCTAGGCGTGGACGGCTTTCGACTTGACGCCACCAAGCACGTCAACTGGGGCTGGCAATACAGCCTGGCCAATCACATCTACAGCAACAAGCAGAGCTTTGTCTTCGGCGAATGGGTGGCCGACGACAGCAACAACCCGCTGTACAAGGATCTGCTCAAGTTCTCGAACAAGAGCGGCGTGGCCGAGCTGAATTTTCCGCTGTTCACCACGATCAACAGCGTATTCGGCCAGGGTGGCTCCTTCACCGCACTGAACTCGGTGCTGGTGCAGCAGCAGGCTGACTTTGCCTACCAGAACGATCTGGTCAATTTCGTCGACAACCACGATCGCAAGCGCTTCTTGACGGTGGACACCAGCAGCAGCGATCGCGCCCACCTGCACGGCGCGCTGGCCTTCGTGCTGACCGCTCGCGGCATTCCCTGCATCTATTACGGCACCGAGCAGTACCTCGAAGGTGGCGACGATCCGGACAACCGCCGCAAGATGCCGGGCTTCAGCGAAACCACGACCGCCTTCAAGCTGATCAAGAGCCTGTCGACGCTGCGCAAGAACAATGAGGCGCTGGCCTACGGCTCCATCGGCGAGCGCTGGATCAACAGCAATACCTTCATCTTCGAGCGCAAGTTCTACGGCAGCGTGGTGGTGGTGGCCATCAACAAGGGCAGCTCGGCGCAGAACATCAGCGGCCTGGTCACCTCGCTACCCACCGGCACCTACACCGACTATCTGAGCGGATTGGTCAGCGGCGTTTCACTGACAGCCACCGGCGCCGTCAGCGGCGGGTACAGCACGGCAAACTTCTCCTTGCCGGCCAACAGTGTCTCGGTGTGGCAGCGCGATCCGGCCACCAGCAGCGCTCAGCTCGGCAATGTCACGCCGACTGCCGCCCAGCCCGGCGTCAAAGTGGTGATTTCGGGGCAAGGTTTCGGCAGCGCCAGCGGTTCGGTGAAATTCGGAACTACGGCAGCCTCCATCGTCAGCTGGAGCGACCAGCAAGTGGTGGCGACCGTGCCCAGCGTAGGCCAGGGCGTCAGCGCCATCACCGTGACCCGCTCGGGCAGCACCACGCCGTCGAACAGCTTCAATTTCACGGTCTATCAAGCCAAGCTGATCCCGGTGACCTTCACCGTCAACAATGCCTCACCGACGAACCCCGGTGACAACATCTACCTGACCGGCAATACCGTGGAGTTGGGCAACTGGTCGACCACCACCACGGGTGCCGTGGGCGCCATGTTGACCACGCCAACCACCTACCCCAACTGGTGGCTCACGGTCAGCGTGCCAGCCGGCAAGACCCTGCAGTTCAAGGCCATCAAGATCACCGCCGGCGGCGCCGTGACCTGGGAGAACGGCGGCAATCACAGCTACACGGTACCCGCCTCGGGCGTGGGCAACGTCAACTTCAACTGGCAGTACTGA
- a CDS encoding rhomboid family intramembrane serine protease, producing the protein MQVPPMTRGLLIVCGLIFLLQSMDPQAWLTIHFALWPLGNGGSGLPPQLGGWPQFQIWQLLSYGFLHGSVQHLLFNCLALWMFGSDLERFWGPGPYLRFVLVSIVGAGVAQLIVASFSGEPYPTVGISGGVYGILLGFGMMFPNRIIMPLFPPIPMKAKFAVMLFAGIEVYLGVFTRGGGVAHFAHLGGLATGFVMIQYWRGLLPWKPKRVLRY; encoded by the coding sequence ATGCAAGTCCCTCCGATGACCCGTGGTCTGCTGATTGTTTGCGGCCTGATCTTTCTGCTGCAGTCCATGGACCCGCAGGCCTGGCTCACCATCCATTTCGCCTTGTGGCCGCTGGGCAATGGCGGCAGTGGCCTGCCGCCTCAACTCGGCGGCTGGCCGCAATTCCAGATCTGGCAGCTGCTGAGCTATGGATTCCTGCATGGCAGCGTGCAACATCTGCTGTTCAACTGTCTGGCGCTGTGGATGTTCGGCAGTGATCTGGAGCGCTTCTGGGGGCCGGGGCCGTACCTGCGCTTCGTGCTGGTATCCATCGTCGGCGCCGGCGTGGCCCAGCTGATCGTCGCCAGCTTCAGTGGTGAGCCCTATCCCACCGTGGGCATCTCCGGCGGTGTCTACGGCATCCTGCTGGGTTTCGGCATGATGTTCCCCAACCGCATCATCATGCCGCTGTTCCCGCCGATTCCGATGAAGGCCAAGTTTGCGGTGATGCTGTTCGCCGGCATCGAGGTCTATCTCGGCGTCTTCACCCGCGGCGGCGGTGTCGCCCATTTTGCCCACCTCGGCGGACTGGCCACCGGCTTTGTGATGATCCAGTACTGGCGCGGGCTGCTGCCGTGGAAACCGAAGCGGGTGCTGCGGTATTGA
- a CDS encoding MGMT family protein, with product MIDVDDVSSLPSDRAGRGQVSGEQARDRILGVVAAIPRGSVLSYGAVALRAGLPGRARLVARVLSQLPDGHDLPWHRVLRASGSIAFAPGSVDFERQRCLLEAEACTVSAQGRVKSAPRQPQTLDEALWGGLFPD from the coding sequence ATGATCGATGTGGACGATGTTAGCAGCCTTCCATCCGATCGCGCCGGTCGCGGGCAAGTCAGTGGTGAGCAGGCGCGCGATCGGATTCTTGGCGTGGTGGCAGCGATACCACGCGGTTCGGTGTTGAGCTACGGCGCTGTTGCGTTGCGGGCCGGTTTGCCAGGGCGTGCGCGACTGGTGGCCCGCGTGCTGTCGCAGTTGCCCGATGGCCATGATCTGCCCTGGCACCGCGTGCTCCGCGCCAGTGGCAGCATTGCCTTCGCGCCGGGCTCGGTCGATTTCGAGCGCCAGCGGTGCCTGCTTGAGGCCGAAGCTTGCACGGTGTCGGCGCAGGGCAGGGTGAAGTCGGCTCCTCGCCAGCCGCAAACACTGGACGAGGCGCTCTGGGGTGGTCTTTTTCCGGATTGA
- a CDS encoding HlyC/CorC family transporter, producing the protein MPLELLLLLGLVLLNGFFALSEMAVVTSRKGRLKQQAETHRGARAALKLAEHPETFLSAVQTGITLVGILTGVFSGAAIGARISDWLSQFDPLAAYAEPLGLGIAVVGITLFSIILGELMPKRLALLAPERIAVIVAMPMLVFSRITHPFVVMLAFITRVSLRLLGAGDSNESRITEEEIRLLVAESAEQGEIEDIERNMINRALRLSDRSAESVMTPRNRIAWLNAEAPLAENLATMRTTPYASYPVMRGSDKEVLGVLTVKSLIERIGSGGQFDLFKRLEKPLFVPESTSALKLLNELGDAESRLALVVDEYGDLQGLVTRNDVMAAILGATVHQGRPDTDDAMIVSRADGSYLLDGALKIEDLRDLLELPALPGEGEHAYQTLAGMLISELGHIPKVAETYDFDDYRFEVVDLDGARVDKVLVSLLRPTPPAV; encoded by the coding sequence ATGCCTCTGGAACTTCTGTTGTTGCTGGGCCTGGTCCTGCTCAATGGCTTCTTTGCCCTCAGCGAAATGGCGGTTGTCACTTCGCGCAAGGGCCGCCTCAAGCAGCAGGCCGAGACCCATCGTGGTGCGCGCGCGGCCCTGAAGCTGGCCGAGCATCCGGAGACTTTCCTGTCGGCGGTGCAAACCGGCATCACCCTGGTCGGCATTCTGACCGGCGTGTTCAGTGGCGCCGCGATCGGTGCGCGGATTTCAGACTGGCTGTCGCAGTTCGATCCGCTGGCGGCCTACGCAGAGCCCCTGGGCCTGGGCATTGCCGTGGTGGGCATCACGCTGTTCAGCATCATCCTGGGCGAGCTGATGCCCAAGCGCCTGGCCTTGCTGGCACCCGAACGCATTGCCGTCATCGTCGCGATGCCGATGCTGGTCTTCAGCCGCATCACCCATCCCTTCGTGGTCATGCTGGCCTTCATCACCCGGGTCAGCTTGCGGCTGCTGGGCGCTGGCGACAGCAACGAGTCGCGCATCACCGAAGAAGAGATCCGCCTGCTGGTGGCCGAGAGTGCCGAACAGGGAGAGATTGAAGACATCGAGCGCAACATGATCAATCGCGCACTGCGGCTCTCGGACCGCAGTGCCGAGAGCGTGATGACGCCCCGAAACCGCATCGCCTGGCTCAATGCCGAAGCGCCGCTGGCGGAGAACCTGGCCACGATGCGAACCACGCCCTACGCCAGCTATCCGGTCATGCGTGGCAGTGACAAGGAAGTGCTGGGCGTGTTGACGGTCAAATCCCTGATCGAGCGCATTGGCTCCGGTGGCCAGTTCGATCTGTTCAAGCGGCTGGAGAAGCCGCTGTTCGTGCCCGAATCCACCAGCGCGCTGAAATTGCTGAACGAACTGGGCGATGCCGAGTCGCGGCTGGCGCTGGTGGTGGATGAATATGGCGATCTGCAGGGGCTGGTCACGCGCAATGACGTGATGGCGGCGATCCTCGGCGCCACCGTTCATCAGGGCCGGCCGGACACCGATGACGCCATGATCGTGAGCCGCGCCGACGGCAGTTATCTGCTGGATGGCGCGCTCAAGATCGAGGATCTGCGGGATCTGCTGGAACTGCCGGCACTGCCTGGTGAGGGCGAACACGCGTACCAGACCTTGGCTGGCATGCTGATCTCCGAGCTCGGCCATATTCCCAAGGTGGCGGAGACCTACGACTTCGACGATTACCGCTTCGAGGTCGTCGACCTGGATGGCGCAAGGGTCGACAAGGTGCTGGTGTCGCTATTGCGACCTACGCCTCCGGCGGTTTGA
- a CDS encoding adenylate/guanylate cyclase domain-containing protein, which produces MSLQPITILFADIAGSTKLFEKLGDVGARAITSAVLSVLTEITQQHGGRVIKTIGDELMCTFPGPMAGIMAAIDMQRRVHGDLIWQRDFLAVRIGLHHGEALLEEGDVYGDAVNTAARMTQMAKREQIVTTLTTIQGMSNSSMIRTRHLGDVRVAGKHNPVEIVDVIWQEDTSNVTMVARAIRLDDAPAGAKLTLRFRGQLIELSSLAPPFGLGRDPGSSLVIDNEWVSRNHATIEFRRGYFVLTDRSTNGTYLRLDDDDELRLHRDEVQLRKSGKISLGQSTDKDSADVLYFQCSG; this is translated from the coding sequence ATGAGTCTTCAGCCCATCACCATCCTCTTTGCCGACATCGCGGGCAGCACCAAGCTCTTCGAGAAGCTTGGCGACGTCGGCGCCCGGGCCATCACCTCGGCGGTGCTCTCGGTTCTGACCGAGATCACCCAGCAACACGGGGGCCGGGTGATCAAGACCATCGGCGATGAACTGATGTGCACCTTTCCGGGCCCCATGGCCGGCATCATGGCGGCCATCGACATGCAGCGTCGGGTGCACGGCGATCTGATCTGGCAGCGTGATTTCCTGGCCGTGCGCATCGGCTTGCATCATGGCGAGGCCTTGCTGGAAGAGGGCGATGTCTACGGCGATGCCGTCAACACCGCCGCGCGCATGACCCAGATGGCCAAGCGCGAGCAGATCGTGACCACGCTGACCACCATCCAGGGCATGAGCAACAGCTCGATGATCCGCACCCGCCATCTCGGCGATGTGCGCGTGGCCGGCAAGCACAATCCGGTCGAGATCGTCGATGTGATCTGGCAGGAAGACACCTCCAACGTCACCATGGTGGCGCGGGCCATCCGCCTTGACGATGCTCCGGCCGGCGCCAAGCTCACGCTGCGCTTTCGGGGGCAGCTGATCGAGTTGTCCAGCCTGGCGCCGCCCTTCGGCCTCGGCCGCGATCCGGGCAGCTCGCTGGTCATCGACAACGAATGGGTGTCACGCAATCACGCCACCATCGAGTTCAGGCGCGGTTATTTCGTGTTGACCGATCGCAGCACCAACGGCACCTATCTGCGGCTGGATGACGACGACGAATTGCGCCTGCATCGCGACGAAGTGCAGTTGCGCAAATCCGGCAAGATCAGTCTGGGTCAGTCCACCGACAAGGATTCGGCTGACGTTCTCTATTTCCAGTGTTCGGGTTGA
- a CDS encoding DUF1800 domain-containing protein has translation MNTPRHLFASILYLGLMLAGSRALAVDPANKAGYVIGSNISGTFYDPAQNGQGFVLQHIVSNGQPLLLATWFTYLDGQQRWLIGVGSATGNQVSIPLSITRGADFPPRFDPATAQVEPWGTLTLSFSDASHGSASWTSTYAGFNNGSMPIERLTTPDSRFEPTVGQIAACHSGSWYDPAQNGHGIFTEVLGSGSERQLLAIWYAYLNGEQRWMTALGPIQGNSATLTASITSGADFPPAFNPAEVISVPWGTMTFTGVDADHANWTWTSTQPGFGSGSLSLTRLSALSGSDCGPSSDKSAARFLTQASFGPTPADIASVRTLGYAGWIDAQLTVPPTLQRPTIEQQIAAQVLIDPRNAQFYRAYRQERWFNSALYAPDQLRQRMAFALSQILVLSEVGALDNNTIGVAEYNDILLRNAFGNYRTLLREVTLSPMMGTFLTHLRNQKTDWTLDDSNTLVPSLIQPDENYAREVMQLFSIGLIERNRDFSPVLSNGAPVPTYTQDLVTATARVLTGFSYSCSGPATVSGVFINRNCGLSTGTAGQFSTTQFFSTPGRYAVPGTVTALAHPDTYQPMVCYPRYSDTGRSATASNNYAVLPAPNDTKILLGGISIQPSPVACYTSTPASDQQTCIDYCNNQLDTLLDSLYLHPNVPPMMARQLIQRLTTSNPSPSYIERVAAVFEDDGSGVRGNLGAVVKAILLDPEARASAPATEFGKLREPLLRLTAILRAFGVQNGLNGANGLSGTERGGLGQAPLRATSVFNFYEPDYQQPGEIADAGLYSPEFQILNESTFISMSDEFWRRIFSGYNATSATTTGFATPNNAAYLSPTVIDAMPAGHAELVEELNQRLLYGSMSDSMRGKLVALLDTGMADADHRRKVLSLIHLIAISSEFAVQQ, from the coding sequence ATGAACACGCCGCGACACCTCTTTGCGTCCATCCTCTATCTGGGCCTGATGCTCGCGGGAAGCCGCGCCCTGGCGGTCGATCCCGCCAACAAGGCCGGCTACGTGATCGGCAGCAACATCAGCGGCACCTTCTACGACCCGGCCCAGAATGGCCAGGGCTTTGTGCTGCAGCACATTGTCAGCAATGGTCAACCTTTGCTGCTGGCCACCTGGTTCACCTATCTGGACGGCCAGCAACGCTGGCTGATCGGCGTCGGCAGTGCGACTGGCAATCAGGTCAGCATCCCCCTGTCGATCACCCGTGGCGCCGACTTCCCGCCCCGATTCGATCCGGCGACCGCCCAGGTGGAGCCCTGGGGCACGCTGACCCTGAGTTTCAGTGACGCCAGTCACGGCAGTGCCAGCTGGACCAGCACCTACGCCGGATTCAACAACGGCAGCATGCCGATCGAGCGACTGACCACGCCGGATAGCCGCTTCGAGCCGACCGTGGGGCAGATTGCGGCCTGCCACAGCGGATCCTGGTACGACCCGGCCCAGAACGGCCACGGCATCTTCACCGAAGTCCTCGGCAGCGGCAGTGAGCGCCAGCTGCTGGCGATCTGGTATGCCTACCTCAACGGCGAACAGCGCTGGATGACCGCGCTGGGGCCGATACAGGGCAACAGCGCCACGCTGACCGCCTCGATCACCTCGGGCGCTGATTTTCCGCCGGCCTTCAATCCGGCGGAGGTGATCAGCGTGCCCTGGGGCACGATGACCTTTACCGGCGTCGATGCCGACCACGCCAACTGGACCTGGACCAGCACCCAGCCGGGATTCGGCAGCGGCAGCCTCAGTCTGACTCGGCTGAGTGCGCTCAGCGGCAGCGATTGCGGACCGAGCAGCGACAAGAGCGCCGCGCGCTTCCTGACCCAGGCCAGCTTTGGTCCCACCCCCGCCGATATCGCCTCCGTGCGCACGCTGGGATATGCCGGCTGGATCGACGCCCAGCTGACAGTGCCGCCGACGCTGCAACGGCCCACCATCGAGCAACAGATCGCTGCCCAGGTGCTGATCGATCCGCGCAACGCGCAGTTCTATCGCGCCTACCGGCAGGAACGCTGGTTCAACTCGGCCCTGTACGCGCCGGACCAGTTGCGCCAGCGCATGGCGTTTGCGCTCTCGCAGATCCTGGTGCTGTCGGAGGTCGGCGCACTCGACAACAACACCATCGGCGTGGCCGAGTACAACGACATCCTGCTGCGCAACGCCTTCGGCAACTACCGAACCCTGCTGCGCGAGGTCACGCTGAGCCCGATGATGGGCACCTTCCTGACCCATCTGCGCAATCAGAAGACCGACTGGACTCTGGATGACTCCAACACCCTGGTGCCGAGTCTGATCCAGCCCGATGAGAACTATGCCCGCGAGGTCATGCAGTTGTTCTCGATCGGCCTGATCGAGCGCAATCGCGATTTCAGCCCGGTCCTGAGCAATGGCGCACCAGTGCCCACCTACACCCAGGATCTGGTCACGGCCACCGCACGGGTACTGACCGGCTTCAGCTACTCGTGCTCAGGCCCCGCCACCGTCAGCGGCGTGTTCATCAATCGCAACTGTGGCCTGAGCACCGGCACCGCCGGCCAGTTCTCGACCACGCAGTTCTTCTCCACGCCCGGTCGCTACGCGGTGCCTGGCACGGTCACGGCGCTGGCGCATCCGGACACTTACCAGCCCATGGTCTGCTATCCGCGCTACAGCGACACCGGACGCTCGGCCACCGCCAGCAACAACTACGCCGTACTGCCGGCGCCCAATGACACCAAGATTCTGCTGGGTGGCATCAGCATCCAGCCGAGCCCGGTGGCCTGCTACACCTCCACGCCAGCCAGCGACCAGCAGACCTGCATCGATTACTGCAACAACCAGCTGGACACCTTGCTGGATTCGCTCTACCTGCATCCGAATGTGCCACCGATGATGGCCAGGCAGCTGATCCAGCGACTGACCACCAGCAATCCCTCGCCCAGCTACATCGAGCGCGTGGCCGCGGTATTCGAGGACGATGGCAGCGGCGTGCGTGGCAATCTCGGCGCCGTGGTCAAGGCCATCCTGCTGGATCCAGAGGCCCGGGCCAGCGCGCCAGCGACGGAATTCGGCAAGCTGCGCGAACCGCTGCTGCGGCTGACCGCCATCCTGCGCGCCTTCGGTGTACAGAACGGCCTCAATGGCGCCAACGGTTTGAGCGGCACCGAGCGCGGGGGCCTCGGCCAGGCGCCACTGCGCGCCACCTCGGTGTTCAATTTCTACGAGCCCGACTACCAGCAGCCCGGTGAGATCGCGGATGCCGGCCTGTATTCGCCGGAATTCCAGATTCTCAACGAATCGACCTTCATCAGCATGTCCGACGAGTTCTGGCGCCGCATCTTCAGCGGTTACAACGCCACCAGCGCCACTACCACCGGCTTTGCCACGCCCAACAATGCCGCCTATCTGTCGCCGACCGTGATCGACGCCATGCCTGCCGGGCATGCCGAACTGGTGGAGGAACTCAACCAGCGGCTGCTCTACGGCAGCATGAGTGACAGCATGCGCGGCAAGCTGGTGGCCTTGCTGGACACCGGCATGGCCGATGCCGATCACCGTCGCAAGGTGCTCAGCCTGATCCATCTGATTGCCATCTCGTCCGAATTTGCCGTGCAGCAGTAA
- a CDS encoding DUF1501 domain-containing protein yields the protein MGHHSSNNRREFLKKLGCSFAAGSLASLIPQLALMPRAMAQSATGYRALVCVYLAGANDSWNWLVPRDSESSGSRYDTYRLTRGGVYSGSNSSGLALAFNDLLPITPSNQPSAYGLHPANADFTAVNGSAAQAHSGIQSLFNQGKAAFVCNTGTLVRPISKSEYENGAPRPPQLFSHNDQELQWQVGMSAPSNPMARFGWGGRVAKLAAGGPLANGLSPTISVAGAARFLIGDQILPYQLSSAGVDLIDNYAADSTANYSNVRRAVLNDLLDDAQVHPFARGYSSIARRSLDVGESLATLLDAPDGSGNVSSVFPAGNTLADQLKMVARMIKVSRTLGANRQVYYVRMGSFDLHQGMFEAGGEIASTGHGALLTTLNQALGAFWSALGEINARSEVTTFTMSDFGRTLSGNGSGSDHAWGGNLLVLGDAVRGNQLYGKFPKLVLNANDNADQDWSLSRGQYIPTTAVDQVASTLARWMGVTDSTALDAIFPQLANFNGNDLGFMS from the coding sequence ATGGGTCACCACAGCAGCAACAACCGTCGCGAGTTCCTGAAGAAGCTGGGCTGCAGCTTTGCCGCAGGCTCGCTGGCCAGCCTGATTCCGCAGCTGGCGCTGATGCCGCGAGCCATGGCCCAGTCGGCCACTGGCTACCGCGCCCTGGTCTGCGTCTATCTGGCTGGCGCCAACGATTCCTGGAACTGGCTGGTGCCACGCGACAGCGAGAGCTCCGGCAGCCGCTACGACACCTACCGCCTGACCCGCGGCGGCGTGTACAGCGGCAGCAACAGCAGCGGCCTGGCACTGGCTTTCAACGATCTGCTGCCGATCACACCCAGTAACCAGCCCAGTGCCTATGGCCTGCACCCGGCCAATGCCGATTTCACTGCGGTCAACGGCAGCGCCGCGCAGGCCCACAGCGGCATCCAGAGCTTGTTCAATCAGGGCAAGGCGGCCTTTGTCTGCAACACCGGCACCTTGGTCCGACCGATCAGCAAGAGCGAGTACGAAAACGGTGCGCCACGGCCACCGCAGCTGTTCTCGCACAACGACCAGGAACTGCAGTGGCAGGTGGGCATGTCGGCGCCGAGCAATCCGATGGCACGTTTCGGCTGGGGTGGCCGGGTGGCCAAACTGGCCGCAGGTGGCCCGCTGGCGAACGGGCTGTCTCCGACGATTTCGGTCGCCGGCGCCGCGCGCTTCCTGATCGGCGACCAGATCCTGCCCTATCAGCTGTCCAGCGCTGGCGTCGACCTGATCGACAACTATGCTGCCGACAGCACCGCCAACTATTCCAATGTGCGTCGTGCAGTCCTCAACGACCTGCTCGACGATGCCCAGGTCCATCCCTTCGCCCGCGGCTATTCCAGCATTGCCCGACGCTCGCTCGATGTAGGCGAAAGCCTGGCCACCCTGCTGGATGCGCCCGATGGCAGCGGCAATGTCAGCAGTGTGTTTCCGGCCGGCAACACCCTCGCAGACCAGTTGAAGATGGTGGCGCGCATGATCAAGGTCAGCCGCACGCTGGGCGCCAATCGTCAGGTCTATTACGTACGCATGGGCAGCTTCGATCTGCACCAGGGCATGTTTGAAGCCGGCGGCGAGATAGCGAGCACCGGCCACGGCGCGCTGCTGACCACACTGAATCAGGCCCTCGGTGCCTTCTGGAGTGCGCTGGGCGAGATCAACGCCCGCAGCGAAGTCACCACCTTCACGATGAGCGATTTCGGGCGCACGCTGAGCGGCAATGGCAGCGGCTCCGATCACGCCTGGGGCGGCAATCTGCTGGTGCTGGGCGACGCCGTGCGCGGCAATCAGCTCTACGGCAAGTTCCCGAAACTGGTGCTCAACGCCAACGACAACGCCGACCAGGACTGGAGCCTGTCACGCGGGCAGTACATCCCGACCACAGCGGTGGATCAGGTGGCCTCCACGCTGGCGCGCTGGATGGGCGTGACCGACAGCACGGCGCTGGATGCCATCTTCCCGCAACTCGCCAACTTCAACGGCAATGATCTGGGATTCATGAGCTGA